AGCAGGCGTCGACTACGAACTTGCGCCGCATCTGGTGCGCGGGCTGGATTACTACCGTCACACCGCGTTCGAATTCGTCACCGATCGGCTTGGCGCACAAGGGACTGTCCTTGGTGGTGGCCGTTATGATGGGCTGATCGAAACACTTGGTGGTGCGCATACGCCTGCGGTCGGTTGGGCTGCGGGGATCGAGCGGCTGGGAATGCTGATTGATGCCCCAGAGCCAACCGCTCCCGAATATGTGCTGATTCCGTTGGATTCTGTCGGGGCTGATTTCAAGATTTCATTGGAAGACAGCACCGCTTCGGGCTGGCGTATCACCAATTTTCTTCGTCGCTGGGGTGTCGCTGCGGATCTTTCTTTAAGCGGTAAGCGGGATCGCAGAATTGATCGCGCGCGGCGACGAGGAGCCAAGGCAATCCTCTTTTTCCACGAGGATACGGTTAAAAATCGACTGCACATTATGGTGATGGAATTGCAGTCTCCTTCAAATGGAATGGTTGCGCGGACACGGGCAATTTTTGAGCGCTTTGCCGTGGAAGACGGAAAAGCTGAAGGCGAACTCGTGATCGGTGGCTGGCGTTGATCTCCATCTCCGATGCCCGCATCGCTGCCATCGAAGCCCGCAAGGACGAGCTCCAGGCCCAGCTCTCCAGCGGTGAAGTCCCCGCCGAACGCTTCGTCGCGCTCTCAAAAGAATATGCCGAAGTCGAACCCGTAGCCGAAGCCGCCCGCGAACTTCGCCGCCTGCGCGCCGAACGCGAAACGCTTGGGGCAATGGCAACCGACAGCGACCCTGAAATCCGCGAAATGGCCGCCGACGAACTTCAGACGATCCTCGCTCAGCTTCCCGAAGCAGAACGTTCGCTGGCACTGAAACTGCTCCCCCGCGACGCCGCCGATGAACGCGCTGCCATGCTGGAAATCCGCGCCGGAACCGGCGGCGACGAAGCCGCTTTGTTCGCTGGCGACTTGTTCCGCATGTACTCACGCTACGCCGAGGAACGTGGCTGGAAGGTCGAGATCATCTCTGCCAGCCCCGCCGACATGGGCGGGTACAAGGAGGTCGTCGCGTCGCTGAACGGGACAGGGGTGTTCGCGCGCCTGAAATTCGAAAGCGGCGTCCACCGTGTCCAGCGCGTGCCCGTCACCGAATCGGGTGGCCGCATCCACACCTCCGCCGCAACCGTCGCCGTCCTTCCCGAAGCAGAGGAAGTCGATGTCCAGATCAACGACAACGATCTGCGGATCGACGTCTATCGCTCGTCCGGTCCCGGCGGCCAGTCGGTCAACACCACCGACAGTGCCGTCCGCATCGTCCATTTGCCGACGGGCCTGATCGTTATTCAGCAGGATGAAAAGTCGCAGCACAAGAACAAGGCCAAGGCGTTGAAGGTGCTGCGGACGCGGCTGTACGAACTCGAACGCTCACGGCTGGACGACGAACGATCGGGCGCGCGCAAGGCAATGGTCGGTTCCGGTGACCGTTCCGAACGCATCCGCACCTATAACTTTCCGCAGGGGCGCGTGACTGATCATCGGATCAACCTGACCTTGCATCGTCTGCCCGAAATCCTTGAGGGCGCGATGGACGAATTGCTGGGCGCGCTGATCGCCGAGGACGAAGCCGCAAGGCTGGGCGCGCTGGGTGATTGATCTGTTTCAGGCGACAGAAGCCCTGAAAAAAGTCTCCGATACGCCCCGTCTCGATGCCGAACTTTTGCTCGCTAAAGCGCTCGGAATCACCCGCGATGCGCTGATTCTGGGCGAAAAGCGTCCCATACCGTCCACTTTCGTTACATTGTTGAACCGTCGGCTGGCCCATGAACCGATCGCCTACATCCTCGAAACCCGCGATTTTTGGTCGATTTCTCTTCGTGTAACCCCCGCCGTCCTCATCCCGCGACCCGATAGCGAAACACTCATCGAAGCAGCCCTCGCGCACTTCGGTGCACAGGGTCCAACACGCATACTGGACTTGGGCACAGGCTCCGGCGCGCTGTTGCTGGCGGCACTGGCGGAATGGCCCAACTCCAGTGGCTTAGGCGTTGATGCGTCAGCTGAAGCTCTGGCGATCGCAAGAGAAAACGCCGAAAATCTAGGGCTCTCTTCAAGAGCAGAATTCCAACAAAACAACTGGGCAAATGGGGTAGCACAAACCTTCACTCTGATTCTCTGCAACCCCCCCTATATCGAATCCTCCGCGACCCTCGATCCTCAGGTTTCCGACTACGAACCCCCCTCTGCCCTCTACGCTGGACCCCATGGATTATCCGACTACCGCATCATCGCGCCGCAGCTGAAAAACCTGCTTTCCCCCAGCGGAATCGCCTGCATAGAGATCGGCTCGACCCAGCGGCTGGCGGTCACCGAACTGCTAGAATCGCACGGAATGGCCGTCATTTTCCGCAAGGATCTTGCGGGGCACGACCGTTGCCTGATCGCATCCCACAAATAATGCTTGGCCCCTCCGCGATATGTCGCTAGGGCGGTCCCCAAGATACGAACGCATCTTCCAGCTGAAAAGCGAATGCGCCTTATCTTACCCCCACCAGTAACCTGCTTTTGTCTCGGCAAAAGTTCGGCGAAGTCACTGATCGTCCGGCGGTTCGGATACGACAGGACAAGGGGGCACAGCGGGATTTGTTTGAAAACCCCTTGCTAAGGACGAATTCAACTTGATCAATAATCGTCAGCAGTCCGGTCGCCGTCGCGGTCGGGGTGGCCAGCGCCAGAACAACCCAGGTGGCAATAACAGTGGCGGTGGTCGCGGGCCCGAAAGTGGTAACCGGATCGACAACCGCGCGCGCGGCAACGCAGCGCAATTGCTCGAGAAATACAAGACGCTCGCCCGCGATGCGCAGCAGGCTGGCGATCGGGTGCTGACAGAATATTATCTCCAGTTCGCTGACCATTATTTTCGTGTGCTGAGCGAAACCCGTGCTCGCTATGAAGAAAACAACCCGACACGCGCCCGTCAGGAATTCGGAAACG
This genomic stretch from Sphingomonas paeninsulae harbors:
- the prfA gene encoding peptide chain release factor 1 — encoded protein: MISISDARIAAIEARKDELQAQLSSGEVPAERFVALSKEYAEVEPVAEAARELRRLRAERETLGAMATDSDPEIREMAADELQTILAQLPEAERSLALKLLPRDAADERAAMLEIRAGTGGDEAALFAGDLFRMYSRYAEERGWKVEIISASPADMGGYKEVVASLNGTGVFARLKFESGVHRVQRVPVTESGGRIHTSAATVAVLPEAEEVDVQINDNDLRIDVYRSSGPGGQSVNTTDSAVRIVHLPTGLIVIQQDEKSQHKNKAKALKVLRTRLYELERSRLDDERSGARKAMVGSGDRSERIRTYNFPQGRVTDHRINLTLHRLPEILEGAMDELLGALIAEDEAARLGALGD
- the prmC gene encoding peptide chain release factor N(5)-glutamine methyltransferase, with the protein product MIDLFQATEALKKVSDTPRLDAELLLAKALGITRDALILGEKRPIPSTFVTLLNRRLAHEPIAYILETRDFWSISLRVTPAVLIPRPDSETLIEAALAHFGAQGPTRILDLGTGSGALLLAALAEWPNSSGLGVDASAEALAIARENAENLGLSSRAEFQQNNWANGVAQTFTLILCNPPYIESSATLDPQVSDYEPPSALYAGPHGLSDYRIIAPQLKNLLSPSGIACIEIGSTQRLAVTELLESHGMAVIFRKDLAGHDRCLIASHK